The genomic window TCTAATAGCTATCTAAAAAATATTACTTTTAGTATGGCAAGATAAACTTGTTTATTGCATCACTATATTTAAATTTAGTTATCATTATAGTAATATTTTGTattccatattttttttttgcaacttTAGTTTTTGTTTATATATGCATATGGAATATGAATTTGGAAACTATATTATTGATGTTTTTCCATTGTAGCTTTAACTTCCATTAGTCAATTCAATTACATGATCCCAGATTAACGTGGAATAATTTTATGATATTAGCCTATTAATTATGTATGAAACTTTAAATATTACTACTATAGTTATTCacttaatttatttgttaaaatgtGCTATGTTAGTGTAGAACTATCTTGATCAAATATAGTTGGATTCAGATATAAGATCCACATAGGTTCTATAGTATGGCAACTGTTTACAAGTAGTTAAAGAGAATACACGTGACTCTTGTATTCCTCccaacaattaaaaataaataaataggattATGTtacgtgtatattaaaattagctaccaatataaaatatatgctgaaatataaatatacattgaaaataaatcaaattacacatgtatttatacataaatacattagtagttaattttaatggctaattttaatatataaataatatttctcaaataaataataaatttagttaTTATGTTAGTTTTTACagttttatcaaatttgtaattaaatttttatatatttttttaattgtcaCTTAACAGTTCAGATTTAACTTACTCTTTGTATGATGAGTCTTGATCAGATCACatgattaaattatatatatatgtacaccGCATGAAAaactaagaaaatttttttttaaaaaagaaaagaaaagaaaaagtgtgcGGTTATACCTAGCTCTAGGCTCTAGCATGCACGAGAAAAAGCTAAGAAAGAAATGATGCAGTTAAACCTCGTGCTGCATTTGTCATTTTCATCAAAACCCTTTTTTCTTCTTTGGATTGTCATATACAACTACCAAACAAACGTGGATTGAAGCTCACTATAGTACTGAAATATTTATAGGTAacataaagaaaaaaacaagGCACACTTACCTTTCAGGTTAGATAATAGATATACATTTAATTCAAACTTCACTCACAAAAAAGTTGCATTACACGAGCCATTGCTTTCTCATTAAATCAAACTCGAAAAATCTAGTAAAATTAAGTTCACGGCTTTGGAAAGTTGGCATTAAATTGAGTTTCTGTAGCATCCACACAAATTTATAAAGTTCTAGATTCAATTCCAAGAACCTAGCTAATTAATTAGTACCTAGAACTATTATAAATAGCATTGTTGTTCCTCCATTAAGATAATGTGTTCTTGCTCTTAGTTTAAGCCAAGTGTTTCACTACAAATTTTTCCTCAAACCCCACATAATTAACCAAGTTTTCTAATATCCCAATTCCCTATTTTGATCCTTCAATTAGGTTCATAGTTGGTGGTAGTGGCTAGTTTAATTTCACCATATATGGCACCACATGGAGAATCTTTGCCTAGTAGCACTTTCTCTACTAGGAGCAACAACAACATATTATCAAAGCCACCAAAGCTTTCATCTGAGAATCTTCAAAGAACCATCTCGGACATCTCCTTCGAGCTAGCGAAAGAAGCCATGATCGATTCTTCTAAGAATAATAACAATACCAAGCAGCTTTCGTCGATATCCGAGGTTGAAGTAGATGGAAAGTGTGAGTGTTGTGGCATGTGTGAGGAGTGTACTCTTGAGTACATGGACCGCGTCCGCGACAAGTTCCTAGGGAAGTTTGTGTGTGGTTTGTGTTCTGAGGCCGTGAAGGAAGAGTTGGAGAAAAATGGAGGGAAGAAAGAAGAGGCTTTGAGTTCACACATGAGTGCATGTGTTAGGTTTAACAAGTTTGGAAGGGCATTTCCGGTATTGTTTCAAGCTGAAGCAATGAAGGAGATGCTGAAGAAGAGTAAGTTTGATGGAAAAATTAGGGCTAAGTCTATTAGCCCTAGAGAGAAAGGAGGAGGGATCATCAATAAAGGAGGGCTTGCTCGTAGTTCAAGTTGTATTCCAGCAATCACAAAAGAGTTAAATGAAATCAAAATAGCTcattaattaatttttggtaaaaatTCAGGTTCAGTTTACTTCACGTGTAGCTAATGATTCTCTactattaacttcacgtgaagttgactgcagCTGAGTTTCTACTTTAATTTTATGTGTTTGAATGATACTATAAGTACAGTTAAGTTTGAGTTAAGATAAAAGAACATGGTTACTCACATGAATATGAATAAACTTTATGTTTGAATTAAGATAAAATGTTTTTTGCtgtattaaattattattgataatttgataCTAGCTTTCTAGCTAGGTATATGGGGACATAGTCTTGTATATTTTATACATGTCTCCAATAGTTTCTCTTCTTAGTGCAGATTAAAATATGCTTCATGAAACCCCAAAGTTGATTCTTAGGTTTTTTTTATTAGGTGATGGTCTATATCTCCCTATTCTAACCTTTGAGTCCTACAGGTTTCTTATGAatcttttatttttcctttttgtatCTTTAAGTTTTGATATTTCTTCCTATGAAGAGAGTTGTTGGttgttttttaatttgttattagtggtttttaattttattgtctTTTTCCTCCAAAGTCAAGATATGTATCCTAGATGTGACCAATAATCATGTATTATGGAATAAAAGTGTACTTGATGTAATGATGATGTGTAATATTTATTGATGCAATAAAATTTTGTTAATTATCTATGACGAGAGAAATTAGAAACAAACTCTATTGGCAGTTTAGCACTAACCCAAAAGGAAATTATAGGAAAAACAGTATAAGTATacataaattagaaaataaattatCTTCTTTAATTCGTNNNNNNNNNNNNNNNNNNNNNNNNNNNNNatacatatattttatatatttttaacacataaaataattatatatatatttttttaccaaagataaagATACTCGAACCCGCGACCTCTTAGATGAGTATAGGAAGACTaaaccatttgagttataacttttTGGCATAactcaaatggtatagtctccTCATACTCACTTAGAGGTTGTGAGTTCGAGTCtctctatctttgataaaaaaaataatcatatattTAACCAATTtaacacttaattaattaaagttTGGATAAAAGTAAACTTTTAGAACACAACAAAATTGTCTCAtgaaaatataaataatgaataatttattaatatctAGAATTTAATTCAaacataatattttatatttagataaaatatagggataagtattgttttggtccctcacgttgagggtcagaatcgaaccCATCTCCGAcataattttcgatttagaatcatatttaacgtttttttttcgtattaaaatcgtccttttaattcttttggacaaaaataccctcaccactaccagCATAATTACCTCCTCCACAAACACCACaaccaccaccagcaccaccaaccacaaccacaaccacaaccacaaccaccacagaaacagaaaacaagaaagcaGAAGCAAGACGTGAGGCGGAGGCGGAGGCGGCGAGGTGTGAGGTGGCAGAAGCGAGGCGGAGGCGGCGACGTGAGGCGGAGAGGCGGANNNNNNNNNNNNNNNNNNNNNNNNNNNNNNNNNNNNNNNNNNNNNNNNNNNNNNNNNNNNNNNNNNNNNNNNNNNNNNNNNNNNNNNNNNNNNNNNNNNNNNNNNNNNNNNNNNNNNNNNNNNNNNNNNNNNNNNNNNNNNNNNNNNNNNNNNNttataattttataatttttttattttaggggtagtttaggaataaattaaaaaaatttattagaaaggacgattttaaattcaaatacgactttaagaatgattttaaatcaaaatatacatcaggggttcgattccgaccctcaacataagggaccaaaacaatacttatccctaaaaTATATAACAGAATTTATTTCATGTGTTAAACAAtgtaaaactgaatttattatgcgataatatatatatatatataaagatgaTTTACTCTCCATCTTGAAAAGTANNNNNNNNNNNNNNNNNNNNNNNNNNAAAGTACcaaagaataattattttaaatttatttatttatttattgttttggtcagaaaatttattttgtttaacaCTTGATTAAAGGGACTAACTAAAGAAACCATACCACCAATTAACATAAGCTTGATGGAGTTAAATGAGCTGGGCTGTTTAACTGTTAGGCATTTTGATATTTCCCAAAGAAAAAACAACAATGTACATTCTTGGgccctttttcattagtttttagcagTTTTACTTAGATTTATGtcttctttgttctttcttttctgGGTCTTATTCGTGTTGGATTTGGACGTTCGGCCTGTTTTGGgtttaaaaatcttttcttagTTTTACTTCTTTCTTTTTTACTATCTAACTTTCTCTCTATTCTTTCTCTATATTTCTCTGCCGCCACTATTCTCATTTTCAatcatcttttcttcttcttgaaaTCTAATATGGTATCTAAATTTTGAGAGTCAAAGGGTAGGGTGATCTCAATAGATGAAATTGGTATAGTAGTAGATGCAGTATGAGATGGTGCATGGTACTAAATCTGTACTAGTAGTGTTACTATTAGTAGAGTGTACATGAGTCAGGTAAAATCGGGCTTGTTCTAACTCAGATCGGATCTTAAATATATATTGGGTCTATTTCTTAGATTCTAACCCAACTCTAAATCTGATGAAGCTTAAATATTTTTGGGTCACAATTATACCAAGTATAAATAAGGTGAAAACCGAACCTTTAAaactttaataataatttataaaaaaacttATTTATGATGCAGCTATTTATAAAGAAGAAGCTTGTTATCAAGAAATTGATatccatatttaaatttgaatttgttcataaattttgatttgatgttttttttatctattttctaattcaacaagtgtgattaaaaataaaacagtaagcttataattaatataacataatattggaATTAATTTAAGACATATATAACTTTTTAGTTTTCTTAAAGTGCATATGGATCGGGTGAAGTCGAATTCGCCTTAACCCAGACCCGGTCCTAAATAATGAGTGGGTTTATTTTTAAGACTCTTACCCGACTCTAAACTCGATGAAATCACATGAAATTAGCCTCTAAAATGTTCGGGTTCGAACCGGATCTTCGGATCGAGTCGAGCCATGTAAACCCCTAATTGTTAGTAGCAATAGGTTGATTATTCTCATATGAAGAATCTGTATTAAGAGTTGTGTGTTGAGAATTAGTAGTTGTAAAATCTAAATTAGTAGTTTGTTTATGAGAATTACATTGAGTTGAAAATTTTGCAGATGAAAATTTATCTGCATGGAAAATAACATCCCTAGATACAAACATCTTTCCAGGCTGAGAATATACGTTTAGTAAGAAGGAATAAATTATGTGCAATATAATTAAGTAATAATGCATCCATAACAACATAGATTAAATCCAAATTATGGATATGTTAGATTTCTTTATAAAACCAGTAATTTACGTACCTCCAGCCATTGTCAataaattctttgatttaatttggaACTTCCAATTCTTGAATCACAGAGAACCAGATGGAATcaaggtgtatttttttttgttgttgttgcgcTCAATATTGCCTGATGAATCCTTCTTGGTTTTAAATACCCATTTACAGCCAATGGCCTTTTTCCCATCAGGCAATTCTACAAGATCCCAAACTTGGTTATCTGCCATAGAATTCATTTCATCCTTCATAGCATCTAGCCAGAAATTGGAATTACGACTTTCCATTGCTTGTGAAAACGTCGTTGGGTCATTTTCATCACAAACATCATAGTCAGATTCAGCAAGATACACTACATAGTCACTAGAAATTGCAGGCTTTCTTATTCTTGTTGATCTTCTTAATGTTACATCATCAACCTCTTGTAAAGGTAGTGGCATAACAGGTTCTCCCTCTTCTTGAAGTTGCTCTTGAGCAATATGTTCTTGAACAACATTTTTTTGTCCACTTCCAGTATATCTCCCATAGAATTCTCCACCTCTATCTGATCTCacgatcttaattttctttccgCATTGTTTCTCTACTTCAGCTTTATAAACTTTAAAAGCGTCCAATGCCTCATATTTATTATGAAGTATATAGAGATACATATatcgtgaataatcatcaataaaggaGATGAAGTATTTCTGACCACTTAATGACATATCAGGACAACATATGTCAGTGTGAATTATTTCTAATATGTCAGAACTCCTTTTAGCACCTTTTTGAGACCTTTTGGTTTGCTTTCCTTTAATGCAATCCACACAAGTATCAAAATCAGTAAAGTCTAGAGTTTCAAGAACTCCATCACTTACTAATTTCTTTATTCTCTCAATGGAGATGTGTCCCAACCTTCGGTGCCATAACATGGAGGATTTTTCATTTATACCATTACCATGCATAATCATTAGACTAGATGGAACATTATTAGCTAAATGGACTTTAAATAAATCACCAATTAAAGTACCACGTCcaataatattagaatttttaataatgtcaacagaatcatcataaaaatttatacataatCCTTGTTTTACAAGCTTagataaagaaatcaaatttttagaaaaatctgGAATATAAAAGGTTATTTCTAAATCTAAAATACAACCAGTACTTAATACAAGCCTAAATGTTCCAACAGCTTCCACACGTGAACGCATCTGATTGCCCATATAGATGCTCAGTTCACTTCCTATCGGTTTTCTTTTCCTTATGAAACCCTGCATGGtatttgaaatatgaatttcaGCACCAGAATCAATCCACCAAGTGTCATGACATATTTCAACAAAATTAGATTCAAAACACACTGAAGGAATAAGATCACAAAGGTTAGTACCTTTCTTTTCAagccaaactttaaattttgggcactccttcttcatgtgtccttTCTTTTTACAAAAGAAACACCGTGCACCTTCTTTCTTCATAGGATGGGATACAAtaccctttcctttcttcttatgAGCTTGCTTTTACTACCCTCATTTGTCACTAATAGTGCACTTTTACCAAGTTCCTGAATTAGCCTTCCTTCCTCTTGCACACACATCACCAGTAATTCATTAATGGACCATTTTTCCTTATGTGTGTTATAAGAAATCTTAAATGGTCCGTACTGGACAGGAAGAGAATTCAGAATAAAATGCACCAGAAATGAGTCAGAGATCTCAACCTCTAAAGCTTTCAGTTGTGCTGCAATGTCTCTCAACCTCATGATGTGTTCACGCACACCTCTTACGCCGGTAAGCCTCATAGATGACAATTGTGCCATTAGGGTGCTTGCAAGTGCCTTACTAGAAGACTCAAACTGTTCATCAATAGCCTTCATATAATCCTTGACATTCCTACAATCAGGAATTGAACCTCGGATACTAGCTGAAATACGAGACTTAATGAACATCATACTTAAACGGTTGGATTTCTCCCACCGTTCGTATAATGCTACCTCGGCTTGAGAACTAGCATCAGTAGGTGTCAGAGGCTCTTCCCTACGAAGAGCATAGTCAAGGTCTGCACACCCTAAGTGAAAGAATTAGAAGATTCTTTCTgagaatattatttattattctctcTTCTTATGGTACGTCAACTTTAACTTTCAATGAtttttcttatttcaaaattcatactacacattcttcttttgaaaataatttatcaaaatGATGCACAgtaatcaaaattttcaaatggCAAGGTAGAGACAATTTTGCTTTGATACCACATGTTAGATTTCTTTATAAAACCAGTAATTTACGTACCTCCAGCCATTGCCAataaattctttgatttaatttggaACTTCCAATTCTTGAATCACAGAGAACCAGATGGAATcaaggtgtatttttttttgttgttgttgtgatcAGAATTGGGGGCCCAAATTTTATAAAGTTTATGATGAACAGTCGTGTTCTTTCCATCAAAGAACAGACCAACTGTCAATATAATAATGAATAATTACAATACCACCCAAACTAATTTCTATATTAACAAATTGGAccacaattagaataaaaattctaACAGGATATATATGAAATTATTTTAAGTATAGCTGCTTTAATGGATCTATAATATCTGAGGCTGGGGATATGAATAACTTTTTCATgaattttccttttcctttctgtttgtttgttagttttattaCATGATGATTCTTGATACCTCGCCCGGAActtgattttaattttcttttaactcattTTCATTCAAATAAATGATATACTTCAACTTCAGGAATACATTGTGTTTGGCATGTTATGTCAAGTTGCATTGTTCTAGAATAAGTTACACAAGCATATTAAAACAATAATGGAATGGATAATAACAATTAACAAACAAGTTGTTGATGAAGATTGAAGTAGCCAGCCTTTATCTATGAAGAGAATATATgattaaatcttaaaatatcttaaAAACACTAGAGAAATTAAGAGTAACTTTAAAAATATTAGATAACTACATATTGacaatccttttttttttcttttaatcatTAGACCGCTTTAATATTTGTCGTTTTGAGTCTTTGATTTTTGTAGTTATTAAACCTTACCTATAATTAAGGGTCATGTTTGGATACCATTAATTAGCTACCTATACAAGAATATCGGAATAAATAATTCTACAAATAGTATAtgcatataaaaaattaacaactatatatatatatatatttaatttatttttaatatatactttatattaataattaatttagtagttaattttttatatatacataagtt from Arachis ipaensis cultivar K30076 chromosome B09, Araip1.1, whole genome shotgun sequence includes these protein-coding regions:
- the LOC107616639 gene encoding uncharacterized protein LOC107616639 — protein: MAPHGESLPSSTFSTRSNNNILSKPPKLSSENLQRTISDISFELAKEAMIDSSKNNNNTKQLSSISEVEVDGKCECCGMCEECTLEYMDRVRDKFLGKFVCGLCSEAVKEELEKNGGKKEEALSSHMSACVRFNKFGRAFPVLFQAEAMKEMLKKSKFDGKIRAKSISPREKGGGIINKGGLARSSSCIPAITKELNEIKIAH